From Nitrospiria bacterium, a single genomic window includes:
- a CDS encoding cytochrome c3 family protein — protein sequence MIKTYRLIVIFLGLTLGLVFVEGSFSPPPGAEYGDITMNRYAEEAGVPPVIFPHWFHRIRFKCKVCHSDIFEMRGGANDVTMIKIIKGQYCGKCHNGRIAWAPLYCDRCHSGESEVTIPPARGFVE from the coding sequence GTGATAAAAACGTATCGGCTAATTGTGATTTTTCTTGGTTTGACCCTAGGGTTGGTTTTTGTGGAAGGTTCTTTTTCTCCCCCTCCTGGAGCTGAGTACGGCGATATTACCATGAACCGGTATGCCGAAGAGGCGGGTGTTCCACCGGTCATTTTTCCTCATTGGTTCCACAGGATTCGATTTAAATGCAAGGTCTGTCATTCGGATATTTTTGAAATGCGGGGCGGGGCCAATGATGTTACCATGATCAAAATCATTAAAGGGCAATACTGTGGAAAATGCCATAATGGGAGGATCGCCTGGGCGCCCCTCTATTGTGATCGTTGCCACTCCGGAGAAAGTGAAGTGACTATTCCACCTGCACGTGGATTTGTCG